The Bacteroidota bacterium genome includes a window with the following:
- a CDS encoding DegT/DnrJ/EryC1/StrS family aminotransferase, with the protein MKEIRMVDLKGQYEKIKTEIDKAVHEVLDSTAFINGPAVREFQVNLEKYLGVRHVIPCANGTDALQVAMMSLGLKPGDEVITSSFTFIATAEVIALLGLTPVLVDVDPGTFNIDPQAIRKVITPKTKAIVPVHLFGQCADMESIMNIAREHHLFIIEDACQSIGADYIFSDDQKKKSGTMGEIGCVSFFPSKNLGAYGDGGAIFTHDNRLAEKMRAIVNHGMVVRYYHDLVGVNSRLDSIQAAILNVKLKYLDEYASRRRQAADFYDRAFVGHPRLKVPYRFPASTHVFHQYTLITNDIDRNGLQQYLNSKHIPAMIYYPVPLHMQKAYRDPRYKDGDFPFTEKLCRSVISLPMHSELDTDQLEYITAAVLEYVNS; encoded by the coding sequence ATGAAAGAGATCCGGATGGTTGACCTGAAAGGTCAGTATGAAAAAATTAAGACAGAGATAGATAAAGCTGTTCATGAAGTCCTGGATTCCACCGCCTTTATCAATGGTCCGGCTGTCAGGGAATTCCAGGTGAATCTTGAAAAATATCTTGGCGTCAGGCACGTCATTCCTTGTGCCAATGGAACGGATGCCTTGCAGGTTGCCATGATGTCACTTGGTTTAAAGCCCGGCGATGAGGTGATCACCTCTTCCTTCACATTTATCGCTACGGCAGAAGTCATTGCTTTGCTAGGATTGACGCCGGTACTTGTGGATGTAGATCCCGGAACCTTTAATATTGACCCTCAAGCCATTCGTAAAGTCATTACACCGAAAACAAAAGCGATCGTTCCTGTGCATCTTTTTGGTCAATGTGCCGACATGGAGTCCATTATGAACATTGCCAGGGAACATCACCTTTTTATCATTGAGGATGCTTGCCAGTCGATAGGAGCTGATTATATTTTCAGTGATGATCAAAAGAAAAAGTCTGGCACAATGGGTGAGATCGGTTGCGTATCATTTTTTCCATCTAAAAATCTTGGTGCCTATGGTGATGGTGGAGCTATTTTTACCCATGATAACCGTCTGGCCGAAAAAATGAGGGCTATTGTAAATCACGGAATGGTGGTGAGATATTATCATGACCTGGTAGGGGTGAATTCACGTCTCGACAGCATCCAGGCGGCCATACTCAATGTTAAGCTGAAGTATCTTGATGAATATGCTTCAAGACGACGTCAGGCGGCAGATTTCTATGACCGCGCCTTTGTCGGGCATCCCAGGCTGAAAGTGCCATACAGGTTCCCGGCATCTACGCATGTCTTTCATCAGTATACCTTGATTACCAACGACATAGACAGGAATGGATTACAGCAGTATTTAAATTCGAAACATATTCCAGCTATGATCTATTATCCTGTACCTTTACATATGCAAAAGGCATATAGAGATCCGCGATATAAAGATGGAGATTTCCCATTTACTGAAAAGTTGTGCCGTTCGGTGATTTCTTTGCCAATGCATTCAGAACTCGACACGGACCAGCTGGAATACATCACGGCAGCTGTCCTGGAATATGTCAATTCATAA